The segment AAATTTTTCTTGCTGTTGCTTCTTCTCTTCTAGCTCTTTAATGATGTCTTGAAGTGCAGCTGTTATTTTCTCTTCATTACATGGCTTTAACAAGTAGTTTTTAACACCATACAGCATCGCTTTCCTTGCATACTCAAACTCTCCAAAGCCTGACAGAAGAATGAAGCTAGTGGATGGGAACTCCTCATGAACTTTTTTGGCAAGTGCGATTCCATCCATTCCAGGCATCTTAATATCACTTATGACAATATCCGGTTTACAGGTCGATATTTTTTCGTATGCATCAATCCCATTCCTCGCTGTTGCCACAAGCTCTGTATTTAAAGAGCTCCAATTAATCACACTCGAAATGCCTTCTACAATAATTCTTTCATCATCTGCCAATAATACTTTATAGGTCATCTCTAACACCCCTTTGTAATAGGTAAAATGACTGTTACAGCTGTCCCTTTCTCATCAAGATTCTCTATTTGTAGACCATACTGTTCACCGAATCCTAATTTAATGCGTGTATCAATATTATTTAGACCAATTCCTGTGCCTTTCGGTTTAATAATGCCTTTTTTTATGTATTGAAGTGTATTAGGATCAATCCCTGGGCCATTATCCTCAACGCGGATGTGCAGATTGTTATCTACAACAACTGCTTCAAGCTTTATAATCGACATTTCCAGCGAAGGCTCTACTGCGTGTTGAAAGGAATTCTCCAGAAGCGGCTGGAGAGTTAATTTCGGGATAGAAACACACATTACAGATGCTGGAATATCCATCTGGAATTCGAGGCGATCTCCAAAACGATAATGTTGAATAGTCAAATAGCTTTGGACGATTTCCAGCTCCTTTTCCACTGTTATGATATCTTCATTGAAGTTAATGGAATTACGCATTAGATGTCCAAGTGCCTCGACCATACTGGAAATTTGCTGCTGCTTGTTGGTTTTGGCAAGCCAGTTGACCGATTCCAAAGTATTATAAAGAAAATGCGGATTGATTTGTGCTTGTAATGCCTTGAACTCTGTTTCCTTTACTAGTAATTGCTTTGAGAAATTTTCCTTTATCAGTTCATCTATGCGCTGAACCATCGTTTTAAAGTTCCGATAAAGGGTTCCTACCTCATCAACAGGCATTTCATCTACTTTAAGTGCTTGCACTGCCATAAAGTCGCCTTTTTGTACCTGCTGCATCGTCGTCGCAAGCCCCTCAATTGGGTTAGTAATTCTTTTTAAAAACTCGAATCCAATCGAAATTAACAAAATAAATAACAAGCTGAAAATAAGAATCATCGAATATTTGACTACTGTTATTTTTGAAAACATAGCGTTAAAGGGAATGACGTTCCAATAGGTCCAGTCTTCAAAATTAGTGGCAATATGATTAACAAAATATCTTTCTCCATTTATTTTTTCGATGCCATAGCCTTGCCCTTTTTTAGACTGAAAATAATATTCTGTTAAACCAGCCCTTTCTTTTTGTGAATAAAAGACTTGATTACTATTGGAGATGATAATATTGCCTCCTGCTTCTCCTTGTGATAAAGGAAGGCCTGTGACAATTTTATCTAGGTTAACCCGAATCACTAATTTACCTAATTTTTCGAAATTTAAGTTCTCATAGGAGCGAAGAAGACGAACAGATGTTAAAAATTCATTTACACCGTCCATTTCCAACCAATAATTTTTGCCTTCATATTGATCTGCTTGATATAGGGCCAGACGCTTTTCCTTTTCACCAAGCGGTTTGGAGCTGGAGCCTGCCAGAAACTCGCGGCCGCTCGAATCGTATATATAGATAGAGTGAATATATTTCTCTGAACTGACATAACTGGCCAATTCTTCCTCTAACTTTTGTTCTAACCGGTATATATCATAGTGTGTTACATTGCCTTGCAGCTCTTGCAGAGCAGATTGTATTTGCGGATCTACCGCAATATTAAAGCTCGCCTCTTCTACTCGTTCGAGCTGTTCTTCAATGCTGTTAGACGACATCATTAACACCTGCGACGATTTAGCATATATTTGTTCATCATAAAGAGAAAAGGCATATTGCAAACCTATTAATACAAGTGCAAGGGTGACAATCATCAACAGCGTGATGCGGATAAAGAGCTTAACATTAAGCTTGGAATTTTGATAGGTTGCTACTAATTTGGACCAAGTTTTTTTCATGTGAAAGCTCCCTTACCTTAAAAATTATTGGCGGGCCTCTTGGTTGCCTGTTTGGCTGCTGATGCTTTGGAATGCTTTAAGAGCAAATGCGGTCGTTATTACTGCAAACAAACTGCCGCTAAAGAAAATAATGACGGTAACATGAAGCAAGCTGACAAAAATGGCCCCCATACCGCCCGCCACTAAGCCAAGTGTATGAAATGGCTTTGTAAAGCCGATAAGAAAAGCATATTTAAAGGTGCTGACCAATGGAATATCATAGTGTACGTACACGGGAAATACAAACAATAGCAGTACAGTGAACACAAGCAGCAAGCTTAATAAAATAATGGCCATTATGGACGTTTCTTCGTTCATAGATTCAATGATTTTGAAGTCAACATAAAAAATAGCCGCTAACCCAAGCAGGATAAATCCAAGCAAATTTGCTTTCCGAAATTCCTGTTTAAAAGCGGCAAAAAAGCTGGAGAAAATGCGGATATCTGTGTTACCAAGCAGCCATTGTCTCGAAACACTGTACATAGCAACAGTAGAAGGTCCTATCCCAAATACAACCAAACCACAAAGTGTAAACACTCCCCATAGCAGATTAAGATATGCAAGCCTTGTTACCCATTCACAAAAACGGTAAATCCCATTCGCGACAAAATGATACATTGTGCTACCTCCCATATTCCATTAGTTTTGAAGCGCTTTCAAAAATATGTAATTTTCTGCTTTCTTTAAGTGTAATGAAAAATGGTGGCATAAGTGTGCAAAATAACAGATATTAGTGTATAAAAAACAGTGATTTATAGATTACTTGCATCGCTTCCTCTCTATTGCTAGTTAGGTTTGTACGGTTATATTATATAGTAAATCTACCATTTTTTGAAAGCTGTTCAAAAGAATATAGGGAAATAAACCCATTTTTTTCGCGTTATTCTTCGGTTTTGCATGCTTATCTACCAATGCTTATAAAAAAAGATGCCCGCAATAATTTGCGCAAGCATCATCCCTACTCTGTTATTTAAACCAGCCCTTCCTTCTAAACCACAAGATCATCATTACTCCCATTGCTGCCATGAAGGCAAGAGAAATATAATAGCCATAATGCCAAGTTAATTCTGGCATATGCTTAAAGTTCATTCCATAAATACCCGCAATGAA is part of the Niallia taxi genome and harbors:
- a CDS encoding YesL family protein; the encoded protein is MYHFVANGIYRFCEWVTRLAYLNLLWGVFTLCGLVVFGIGPSTVAMYSVSRQWLLGNTDIRIFSSFFAAFKQEFRKANLLGFILLGLAAIFYVDFKIIESMNEETSIMAIILLSLLLVFTVLLLFVFPVYVHYDIPLVSTFKYAFLIGFTKPFHTLGLVAGGMGAIFVSLLHVTVIIFFSGSLFAVITTAFALKAFQSISSQTGNQEARQ
- a CDS encoding cache domain-containing sensor histidine kinase → MKKTWSKLVATYQNSKLNVKLFIRITLLMIVTLALVLIGLQYAFSLYDEQIYAKSSQVLMMSSNSIEEQLERVEEASFNIAVDPQIQSALQELQGNVTHYDIYRLEQKLEEELASYVSSEKYIHSIYIYDSSGREFLAGSSSKPLGEKEKRLALYQADQYEGKNYWLEMDGVNEFLTSVRLLRSYENLNFEKLGKLVIRVNLDKIVTGLPLSQGEAGGNIIISNSNQVFYSQKERAGLTEYYFQSKKGQGYGIEKINGERYFVNHIATNFEDWTYWNVIPFNAMFSKITVVKYSMILIFSLLFILLISIGFEFLKRITNPIEGLATTMQQVQKGDFMAVQALKVDEMPVDEVGTLYRNFKTMVQRIDELIKENFSKQLLVKETEFKALQAQINPHFLYNTLESVNWLAKTNKQQQISSMVEALGHLMRNSINFNEDIITVEKELEIVQSYLTIQHYRFGDRLEFQMDIPASVMCVSIPKLTLQPLLENSFQHAVEPSLEMSIIKLEAVVVDNNLHIRVEDNGPGIDPNTLQYIKKGIIKPKGTGIGLNNIDTRIKLGFGEQYGLQIENLDEKGTAVTVILPITKGC